The window GTCTCTGCGGATATCAGGAAAACATCGGCATCTGTGAGGATCCTGCAGATATCGCATCTGGAAGTCGTCACTGCGCCGATGATCTTGCCTCTCTCGGTGACGGTCGTGTCGACATGTGACACGAGGGGGTTCTTTCTGATGTCTTTCAGGACTTCGTCCATGATGTCCGCAGGCCCCGCAATCTCGACAAGGTCCTTGACGCCATGCTCAGAATACGGGACCCTATCCAGGACCTTGACAGTGACCGGATGCTTCTCCGGGATCTCGGTCATCCAATTCTGCGGGATCCTGAGAGATATCACTGCTTCCATCATATGCCGATTCAACCCCCCAATCCGGTGGCGACCTGTGTGTCAAGGAATCTACAATATATCAAGTTTGAGGTTTGGGTGGCATTCTTCTCGACGCGCAGTCAACGGTACTTTCGCACCTCCCTTGAATCTTCTTATTTACCTTCCTTGGAGATATCCCACTAGGATGGACCTATCTTCTTTCGTTCGTTCACGCACGATGACGGACAGCCCCGCCATGTTCGACGAGATGCTCTCCCTTGAGGGCGTCTCAACACGCTCATCCCGATGCGTCTACTGCAAAGGATCGAAGATGCTGTGTGGAAAGGAGAGATGCTCCGTCATCGCCCGCTTCTACTCAGCATCGAAGGTCAGAGAGAGGATAGATAAGACCACTCTCGATGGTTCCTGCCCGCCAAGCGTGTTCGTCGGGCGGATTGGATATCCTGATGTGGCGATCGGTCCTATGATACCTCCGTATCATGGCGACACGTCGCTGATGGATACGCCGGAGCGCTGGGTCGGACTTCCCATCGATGACATCATCGATTTCAGGTCCAATCTCGTCCGGGGCATGCACCGCGTCGATGTCCATGATGTCGAGAACACCGACAAGCTCGTGGCAAGGACCAGGGATCTCGCACTCGCGAGGAATCCTCCAGAGGTCGTGGCAGAATTCCAGAGGAAACCCCAGGGCAGGATGACCGTGGATGACGATGTCCAACCTTTCGGACCTTCGGCACCGCTAAGCAAGTTTGAAGTCTCCAACTTCAGGTTCGACAACAGACTGGAGAAAGCGTTCTTCGACACCGACCTGAGGGCAGGAGAGGCTGTCGTGTCCTTGTACAAGGACGGCACACTGCTCTCTCAGATACAGAGGGCATTTAGCGTGGGCGCCTTCGGGGTCGGCAAGCGGAGGAAGTTCGTTCCAACGCGTTGGAGCATCACAGCAGTCGATTCGAACCTGGGACTGCACATGCTTGAGACCACGAAGACCTTCCAGCTGATCGACGAGTACAGGGTGTATGAGACCATGAGCCTAGACAACCGATGGGCCATACTCATGATGCCTACCTCGTGGAGATATGAGTTGATCGAGGCATGGTATCCCAATACTGCCTGGAACCCGCACAGCGACAAGATAGCGATTATGTCCGACTGGGAGTTCTTCGATGGGAGAACCACATACGCCAGCATCGGGGGATGCTACTATGCTGCGCGTCTGGCAGTCAACGAGCTGCTCCAGAGAGAACGCAGACAAGCAGGCGTTTCCATCATGAGGGAGGCACATCCAGGATATATTCTGCCTGTCGGGGTCTGGAATGTCCGCGAGAACGTTCGGTCAGCACTTCGGACATCACCGAAGAGATTCGCGACGCTCAAGGCTGCTCTAACCCACATTTCGACCATCATGGATATCCCGATCTCCAGATGGATCAGGAACAGCTCCATTCTGAAGGACGCCCTGTTCCAGAGAAGGATCGACGATCTCTGGAGCTGATTATATGGAGGTGTGTCTGGTCGAGTGCAAGAGCGCTATCTCACCATCCCGCCTTCCTGGCCTTGATTGGGCGGTGAACCCGTACAAGGGATGCGGGCATGCATGTGCCTACTGCTACGCACAGGATGTGACGAGGTTCGAGATGACTAGGCCATGGGGCGACGTGATCGAGGTCAGGGCCAATATCGTTTCAAGGCTGAAGAAGGACCTCGAGAAGAGACCGCGAGGGGTCATTGGGATAGGAACGGTCACAGATCCTTATCAACCTCTTGAGAGCGAGTACGAGCTGACAAGGGGGTGTCTCGCAGTACTGAAGAGGGCAGGAGCGCGTATCAGCATACTCACGAAATCAGATCTCGTGCTTCGCGATCTTGACATATTGACTGGATGGCCCGATGCAGAGGTGGGCATAAGCATCGGGTGTTCGAACGGGCAAATCGCATCCATCGTGGAGCCAGGAGCTCCGTCTCCAGATCGAAGGTTCTTGGCTCTCAGGGAATTGAACGATGAGCATGTCAACACATATCTAATGGCAGCACCGATCATTCCAGGACTCTGCGATTCTGAGGAGGCACTTGTCGAGTTAGTGAGAGAGGCTAGGGACGCAGGCGTCCGAAGAATCATGTGGGACAAGTTCAACCAGAAGCCTATCGCGGCTTCGCGGTTGAGAAAATGCTTGTCCCAGATGGGGGCACAGTCATTACGGCCGCAGACCGAAATCGAGGCATCGAGGACCCGGTCCGTCCTCGATCGAGAATGCGTTCGAAGTGAAATCGAGTTGCTGGATGCATTCTAGGGCCCGAACCTTGCCTGGACTCTGTGAATGAAACCAGAACGAAGGAAGGGGTTCGAGGAGTGCGCGAGATTGTCCAGGATATCTCCGTCATGGCATAATCCTTATATAGAAGCTCTAGCATACTCGAAAACTCGGAGGCATCTCTGATGCTGGGAAACCAACCCATTATAATATTCAAAGAAGGAACGGAGTCGACGAAGGGCAAGACCGCTCACAGCAACAACATCATGGCAGCTCGTGCCGTCGCCGATGCCGTAAGAAGCACCCTGGGTCCAAAGGGCATGGACAAGATGCTCGTGGACAGCATGGGCGACATCGTCATCACGAATGACGGTGCAACAATACTGAAGGAACTAGATATCGAACACCCTGCGGCCAAGATGGTCGTCGAGGTCGCCAAGACTCAGGACAACGAATGCGGTGATGGCACGACCTCCGCGGTCGTGCTTGCCGGCGAACTCCTGAAGAAGTCCGAGGCGCTCATTGACCAGAACGTTCACCCGACTGTGATTTCCAACGGCTTCAGACTCGCGTCTCAAGAGGCCATGAAGATCTTGAAAGAGATCGGGTTCGAGGTGTCCCCGACGGACAAGAAGACCTTGAGATTGATCGCGACAACTGCGATGACTGGC is drawn from Candidatus Thermoplasmatota archaeon and contains these coding sequences:
- a CDS encoding radical SAM protein, which encodes MEVCLVECKSAISPSRLPGLDWAVNPYKGCGHACAYCYAQDVTRFEMTRPWGDVIEVRANIVSRLKKDLEKRPRGVIGIGTVTDPYQPLESEYELTRGCLAVLKRAGARISILTKSDLVLRDLDILTGWPDAEVGISIGCSNGQIASIVEPGAPSPDRRFLALRELNDEHVNTYLMAAPIIPGLCDSEEALVELVREARDAGVRRIMWDKFNQKPIAASRLRKCLSQMGAQSLRPQTEIEASRTRSVLDRECVRSEIELLDAF
- a CDS encoding Nre family DNA repair protein, which encodes MLCGKERCSVIARFYSASKVRERIDKTTLDGSCPPSVFVGRIGYPDVAIGPMIPPYHGDTSLMDTPERWVGLPIDDIIDFRSNLVRGMHRVDVHDVENTDKLVARTRDLALARNPPEVVAEFQRKPQGRMTVDDDVQPFGPSAPLSKFEVSNFRFDNRLEKAFFDTDLRAGEAVVSLYKDGTLLSQIQRAFSVGAFGVGKRRKFVPTRWSITAVDSNLGLHMLETTKTFQLIDEYRVYETMSLDNRWAILMMPTSWRYELIEAWYPNTAWNPHSDKIAIMSDWEFFDGRTTYASIGGCYYAARLAVNELLQRERRQAGVSIMREAHPGYILPVGVWNVRENVRSALRTSPKRFATLKAALTHISTIMDIPISRWIRNSSILKDALFQRRIDDLWS